A genomic region of Arachis hypogaea cultivar Tifrunner chromosome 5, arahy.Tifrunner.gnm2.J5K5, whole genome shotgun sequence contains the following coding sequences:
- the LOC112802673 gene encoding uncharacterized protein isoform X2, which yields MSTALLSRNCLAMRWIEAAFKLIGEAQRVLLDKDKRYQHDMKRGVPVNKTASSCHNQQKAYTNSNSSVKTNVRHNFTNSSHRQQQSRQTAQQGPNNSRQTFWTSCPFCKVKYQYYKEVLNKSLRCQNCHKPFIAFNVDKQRTSRANDSSRPESGQHKDDQHHGTSKEGPRAQGNLHSERSNTETFEKKGSANVSGKTNGNKKRKQMEESSESHSEIHDEVRGKQAAGGSKEMDENSEHSYPDLTSKAKYHPNVYLYPDAEFNDFDMFKRKGCFVAGQIWAIYDTADGMPRFYALIRNVLSPGFKIKIMWFEPHPDDNDEINWVNEDLPVACGKYKPGRTDITEDHLMFSYMVSFENICGNTFKVYPRKGEIWALYKNWDIKWYMDVESHQQYEFELVEILSDYADSVGLFVAYLFKLKGFVSLFCRSMKASNCPLQIPPAELYRFSHRVPSFKMNGEKGVNVPKGTYELDPACLPMNIEEIDAPEGLDMEIGHSSYGSENTTPLMTSEDVSAGKVNLERINLMKETKDSVNYSVNPRAPIASTSEAIEVPESLLFDFEAGRSFEKFHVGQIWAFYSDEDGLPKYYGQIIKIKTSPDVELNVTWLTCCWLPEITIRWEDEDMLISCGRFKINHTVQQSVYSNTSSISHLVHADPVGEGEYYAIFPSKGEVWAIYKTWSSKIKCSDLKNCVYDIVEVLGGNDLWTEVRVLELVSGFSSVFRSQSTVELRIPREELLRLSHQIPAFKLTEEHGNLRGFWQVDPGALPSHFSSK from the exons ATGTCCACTGCTCTGCTGAGCAGAAATTGTTTGGCAATGAGATGGATTG AAGCTGCTTTTAAGCTGATTGGGGAAGCTCAAAGGGTGCTCTTAGACAAAGATAAACGATATCAGCATGACATGAAACGTGGAGTTCCAGTCAACAAAACTGCTTCATCATGTCATAATCAGCAGAAGGCTTATACAAATTCTAATTCTTCGGTGAAAACAAATGTCAGACACAATTTTACAAACTCAAGTCATCGTCAGCAGCAATCCAGGCAGACAGCACAGCAGGGACCAAACAATAGCCGCCAAACCTTTTGGACTAGCTGTCCATTTTGCAAAGTGAAGTATCAGTATTACAAAGAAGTTTTAAATAAATCTCTTCGCTGTCAAAATTGCCACAAGCCTTTCATTGCATTTAATGTGGATAAGCAACGCACTTCACGAGCAAATGATTCAAGTCGGCCAGAGTCTGGACAACATAAAGATGATCAGCATCATGGTACTTCCAAGGAAGGTCCTAGAGCTCAAGGAAATTTGCATTCTGAGCGGTCTAATACAGAAACTTTTGAGAAAAAGGGCTCTGCTAACGTCTCTGGAAAGACCAATGGAAATAAAAAGAGGAAGCAGATGGAGGAGTCAAGTGAAAGTCATAGTGAAATTCATGACGAGGTCAGAGGAAAACAAGCAGCGGGAGGCTCTAAGGAGATGGATGAAAATTCAGAGCATTCTTATCCAGATTTAACCTCCAaagcaaaatatcatccaaatgTTTACTTATATCCTGATGCAGAGTTCAATGACTTTGACATGTTCAAGAGAAAAGGATGTTTTGTTGCTGGGCAGATTTGGGCTATTTATGATACAGCAGATGGCATGCCTAGATTCTATGCTTTAATCAGAAATGTTCTCTCTCCTGGATTCAAGATCAAGATAATGTGGTTTGAGCCACATCCAGATGACAATGATGAAATCAACTGGGTAAATGAGGATTTGCCTGTAGCTTGTGGTAAGTATAAACCTGGTAGAACTGACATCACTGAAGATCATTTGATGTTCTCTTATATGGTTTCTTTTGAAAACATTTGCGGCAATACTTTTAAAGTGTATCCTAGAAAGGGAGAAATTTGGGCTCTATATAAAAATTGGGATATCAAATGGTACATGGATGTTGAATCACATCAGCAGTATGAATTTGAGCTTGTTGAAATTTTGTCAGATTATGCTGACAGTGTTGGTTTATTTGTTGCATATTTGTTTAAGTTGAAAGGTTTTGTAAGTCTCTTCTGTCGAAGTATGAAGGCAAGTAACTGCCCACTTCAAATTCCGCCAGCAGAGCTATACAGATTCTCTCACAGGGTTCCATCTTTCAAGATGAACGGTGAAAAAGGTGTAAATGTTCCTAAAGGAACTTATGAACTTGATCCTGCATGTTTGCCGATGAACATTGAAGAGATTGATGCTCCAGAAGGTTTGGATATGGAGATTGGTCATAGTTCATATGGAAGTGAGAATACAACACCTTTGATGACATCTGAGGATGTATCTGCAGGTAAGGTTAATTTGgaaagaatcaatttgatgaagGAAACTAAGGATTCTGTTAATTATTCGGTCAACCCTCGTGCTCCCATAGCTTCTACCTCAGAAGCTATTGAAGTCCCGGAGTCTTTGTTGTTTGATTTTGAAGCTGGGAGGTCTTTTGAAAAGTTTCATGTCGGTCAGATTTGGGCATTTTACAGTGACGAGGATGGATTGCCGAAGTACTATGGTCAGATTATTAAGATCAAGACTAGCCCAGATGTGGAATTGAATGTTACTTGGCTTACTTGCTGCTGGCTTCCAGAAATTACTATTAGATGGGAAGATGAAGACATGCTTATTTCCTGTGGcagatttaaaattaatcacaCAGTTCAACAGAGTGTTTACAGCAATACCTCTTCTATTTCCCATCTTGTGCATGCTGATCCTGTTGGCGAGGGCGAATATTATGCCATCTTCCCAAGTAAAGGTGAAGTTTGGGCCATATATAAAACATGGTCAAGTAAAATCAAATGTTCTGACTTGAAAAATTGTGTGTATGACATAGTGGAAGTTCTTGGGGGAAACGATTTGTGGACAGAAGTTCGAGTTTTGGAGTTAGTCAgtggtttcagttcagttttcAGGAGCCAATCAACTGTAGAATTGAGAATCCCGAGAGAAGAATTGCTCAGGCTCTCTCACCAAATCCCAGCTTTCAAACTGACAGAAGAGCATGGCAATTTGAGAGGCTTTTGGCAAGTTGATCCAGGGGCTCTACCAAGCCACTTCAGCTCAAAATAG
- the LOC112802673 gene encoding uncharacterized protein isoform X1, giving the protein MDCNKEEAMRAKDIAQMKMKNRDFTGARKFALKAQKLYPHLENLAQMISVCDVHCSAEQKLFGNEMDWYGILQLEQTASDETIKKHYRKFALLLHPDKNNFVGAEAAFKLIGEAQRVLLDKDKRYQHDMKRGVPVNKTASSCHNQQKAYTNSNSSVKTNVRHNFTNSSHRQQQSRQTAQQGPNNSRQTFWTSCPFCKVKYQYYKEVLNKSLRCQNCHKPFIAFNVDKQRTSRANDSSRPESGQHKDDQHHGTSKEGPRAQGNLHSERSNTETFEKKGSANVSGKTNGNKKRKQMEESSESHSEIHDEVRGKQAAGGSKEMDENSEHSYPDLTSKAKYHPNVYLYPDAEFNDFDMFKRKGCFVAGQIWAIYDTADGMPRFYALIRNVLSPGFKIKIMWFEPHPDDNDEINWVNEDLPVACGKYKPGRTDITEDHLMFSYMVSFENICGNTFKVYPRKGEIWALYKNWDIKWYMDVESHQQYEFELVEILSDYADSVGLFVAYLFKLKGFVSLFCRSMKASNCPLQIPPAELYRFSHRVPSFKMNGEKGVNVPKGTYELDPACLPMNIEEIDAPEGLDMEIGHSSYGSENTTPLMTSEDVSAGKVNLERINLMKETKDSVNYSVNPRAPIASTSEAIEVPESLLFDFEAGRSFEKFHVGQIWAFYSDEDGLPKYYGQIIKIKTSPDVELNVTWLTCCWLPEITIRWEDEDMLISCGRFKINHTVQQSVYSNTSSISHLVHADPVGEGEYYAIFPSKGEVWAIYKTWSSKIKCSDLKNCVYDIVEVLGGNDLWTEVRVLELVSGFSSVFRSQSTVELRIPREELLRLSHQIPAFKLTEEHGNLRGFWQVDPGALPSHFSSK; this is encoded by the coding sequence ATGGACTGCAATAAAGAAGAGGCCATGAGGGCCAAGGATATTGCTCAAATGAAGATGAAAAACAGGGATTTTACAGGGGCCCGCAAATTTGCTCTTAAGGCTCAGAAGTTATATCCTCATCTGGAGAATCTAGCTCAAATGATTAGTGTATGCGATGTCCACTGCTCTGCTGAGCAGAAATTGTTTGGCAATGAGATGGATTGGTATGGAATTCTTCAACTTGAGCAGACAGCTAGTGATGAAACAATTAAGAAGCACTACAGGAAATTTGCCCTCCTACTTCATCCTGACAAAAACAATTTTGTTGGTGCAGAAGCTGCTTTTAAGCTGATTGGGGAAGCTCAAAGGGTGCTCTTAGACAAAGATAAACGATATCAGCATGACATGAAACGTGGAGTTCCAGTCAACAAAACTGCTTCATCATGTCATAATCAGCAGAAGGCTTATACAAATTCTAATTCTTCGGTGAAAACAAATGTCAGACACAATTTTACAAACTCAAGTCATCGTCAGCAGCAATCCAGGCAGACAGCACAGCAGGGACCAAACAATAGCCGCCAAACCTTTTGGACTAGCTGTCCATTTTGCAAAGTGAAGTATCAGTATTACAAAGAAGTTTTAAATAAATCTCTTCGCTGTCAAAATTGCCACAAGCCTTTCATTGCATTTAATGTGGATAAGCAACGCACTTCACGAGCAAATGATTCAAGTCGGCCAGAGTCTGGACAACATAAAGATGATCAGCATCATGGTACTTCCAAGGAAGGTCCTAGAGCTCAAGGAAATTTGCATTCTGAGCGGTCTAATACAGAAACTTTTGAGAAAAAGGGCTCTGCTAACGTCTCTGGAAAGACCAATGGAAATAAAAAGAGGAAGCAGATGGAGGAGTCAAGTGAAAGTCATAGTGAAATTCATGACGAGGTCAGAGGAAAACAAGCAGCGGGAGGCTCTAAGGAGATGGATGAAAATTCAGAGCATTCTTATCCAGATTTAACCTCCAaagcaaaatatcatccaaatgTTTACTTATATCCTGATGCAGAGTTCAATGACTTTGACATGTTCAAGAGAAAAGGATGTTTTGTTGCTGGGCAGATTTGGGCTATTTATGATACAGCAGATGGCATGCCTAGATTCTATGCTTTAATCAGAAATGTTCTCTCTCCTGGATTCAAGATCAAGATAATGTGGTTTGAGCCACATCCAGATGACAATGATGAAATCAACTGGGTAAATGAGGATTTGCCTGTAGCTTGTGGTAAGTATAAACCTGGTAGAACTGACATCACTGAAGATCATTTGATGTTCTCTTATATGGTTTCTTTTGAAAACATTTGCGGCAATACTTTTAAAGTGTATCCTAGAAAGGGAGAAATTTGGGCTCTATATAAAAATTGGGATATCAAATGGTACATGGATGTTGAATCACATCAGCAGTATGAATTTGAGCTTGTTGAAATTTTGTCAGATTATGCTGACAGTGTTGGTTTATTTGTTGCATATTTGTTTAAGTTGAAAGGTTTTGTAAGTCTCTTCTGTCGAAGTATGAAGGCAAGTAACTGCCCACTTCAAATTCCGCCAGCAGAGCTATACAGATTCTCTCACAGGGTTCCATCTTTCAAGATGAACGGTGAAAAAGGTGTAAATGTTCCTAAAGGAACTTATGAACTTGATCCTGCATGTTTGCCGATGAACATTGAAGAGATTGATGCTCCAGAAGGTTTGGATATGGAGATTGGTCATAGTTCATATGGAAGTGAGAATACAACACCTTTGATGACATCTGAGGATGTATCTGCAGGTAAGGTTAATTTGgaaagaatcaatttgatgaagGAAACTAAGGATTCTGTTAATTATTCGGTCAACCCTCGTGCTCCCATAGCTTCTACCTCAGAAGCTATTGAAGTCCCGGAGTCTTTGTTGTTTGATTTTGAAGCTGGGAGGTCTTTTGAAAAGTTTCATGTCGGTCAGATTTGGGCATTTTACAGTGACGAGGATGGATTGCCGAAGTACTATGGTCAGATTATTAAGATCAAGACTAGCCCAGATGTGGAATTGAATGTTACTTGGCTTACTTGCTGCTGGCTTCCAGAAATTACTATTAGATGGGAAGATGAAGACATGCTTATTTCCTGTGGcagatttaaaattaatcacaCAGTTCAACAGAGTGTTTACAGCAATACCTCTTCTATTTCCCATCTTGTGCATGCTGATCCTGTTGGCGAGGGCGAATATTATGCCATCTTCCCAAGTAAAGGTGAAGTTTGGGCCATATATAAAACATGGTCAAGTAAAATCAAATGTTCTGACTTGAAAAATTGTGTGTATGACATAGTGGAAGTTCTTGGGGGAAACGATTTGTGGACAGAAGTTCGAGTTTTGGAGTTAGTCAgtggtttcagttcagttttcAGGAGCCAATCAACTGTAGAATTGAGAATCCCGAGAGAAGAATTGCTCAGGCTCTCTCACCAAATCCCAGCTTTCAAACTGACAGAAGAGCATGGCAATTTGAGAGGCTTTTGGCAAGTTGATCCAGGGGCTCTACCAAGCCACTTCAGCTCAAAATAG